The following are from one region of the Myxococcales bacterium genome:
- a CDS encoding oligosaccharide flippase family protein, translated as MSPLARRVTLLALGQSAGKLAQVVVALVLVRVLSPEAWATSALLLSVYAAATALGTLSLPQSLIFFLPGLAPPEKSRLVRQTLVLLAGAGVLTGLLVGLALPWVLEGAFGHLPAFALLGLACALEIPSLVAAPLLVADDRASTAGLFDGAMAVVQVLAIAVAALAGFGPVGIAMALCAYASVRLVLVIRLARAVAPAAPAPASWARAKAYVVHALPLMVALGVSVLTKHVDKWIVAAVAPQSFGVYAVAAQELPFVAVLPYALSATLGAQMSLAFKHGRIQQARDLWLMQTRSMAKIVVPLTIVLVLCAPQLVPLLFTDAYTAAVLPFQLFGLITLHRVAEYGLVLRAQGRPQALFAASVCLLALTTLLGVPLAWIFGATGAAAAALLSQLGAWLFILRPLARGFEMRFWDVFPFRHYLVWLARAVASALPAALIADLWFAEHGRGLRLALKVAVFLAGMGLLCVRSLPLRRVSAASPP; from the coding sequence GTGAGCCCGCTGGCGCGGCGGGTGACCTTGCTCGCCCTCGGCCAAAGCGCCGGTAAGCTCGCTCAGGTCGTCGTGGCCTTGGTGCTGGTGCGGGTCCTGTCGCCGGAGGCGTGGGCCACATCGGCGCTGCTGCTCTCGGTTTATGCCGCCGCCACGGCCTTGGGTACGCTCAGCTTGCCTCAGTCTCTGATCTTTTTTCTTCCTGGTCTGGCGCCGCCCGAGAAGTCTCGTTTGGTTCGGCAAACGCTGGTGCTGCTCGCGGGCGCAGGCGTGCTGACCGGACTGCTTGTGGGCTTGGCTCTGCCCTGGGTGCTCGAGGGAGCGTTTGGTCACCTGCCCGCGTTCGCGCTGCTCGGGCTGGCGTGCGCCCTCGAGATTCCGTCGCTCGTCGCGGCTCCGCTGCTGGTCGCCGACGATCGGGCCTCCACCGCGGGCCTCTTCGATGGCGCGATGGCGGTGGTGCAGGTGCTCGCGATTGCGGTGGCTGCGCTCGCGGGTTTCGGTCCCGTAGGCATCGCTATGGCGCTCTGCGCTTACGCGAGCGTGCGGCTCGTCCTGGTGATCCGTCTCGCGCGCGCGGTGGCACCTGCGGCTCCCGCACCGGCGTCGTGGGCCCGCGCGAAGGCCTACGTCGTGCATGCCTTGCCGCTGATGGTGGCGCTGGGCGTGTCGGTGCTCACAAAGCACGTCGACAAGTGGATCGTGGCGGCGGTCGCGCCTCAGTCGTTCGGGGTGTACGCCGTGGCGGCCCAAGAGCTACCGTTCGTGGCCGTTCTTCCTTATGCTCTCAGCGCAACGTTGGGTGCGCAGATGTCCTTAGCCTTCAAGCACGGACGCATTCAGCAGGCGCGCGACCTGTGGCTCATGCAGACGCGATCGATGGCAAAGATCGTGGTGCCGCTCACCATCGTACTGGTTCTCTGCGCCCCGCAGCTGGTGCCGCTCTTGTTCACCGACGCCTACACAGCCGCCGTGCTTCCCTTCCAGCTCTTCGGGCTCATCACCCTGCACAGGGTGGCGGAGTACGGGCTGGTGCTGCGGGCCCAGGGACGTCCCCAGGCGCTCTTTGCCGCCAGCGTCTGCCTTCTGGCGCTCACCACGTTGCTGGGGGTACCGCTGGCCTGGATCTTCGGGGCCACGGGTGCGGCCGCCGCGGCGCTGCTCAGCCAGCTCGGTGCGTGGCTCTTCATTTTGCGCCCCTTGGCGCGGGGCTTCGAGATGCGGTTTTGGGACGTATTTCCGTTCCGCCACTATCTCGTCTGGCTCGCTCGCGCTGTGGCGTCGGCGCTTCCGGCCGCGCTCATCGCCGATCTCTGGTTCGCCGAGCATGGTCGAGGCTTGAGGCTGGCGCTCAAGGTGGCGGTGTTCCTGGCGGGTATGGGCCTCCTGTGCGTGCGCTCCTTGCCGCTTCGTCGCGTAAGCGCGGCATCGCCACCCTGA
- a CDS encoding ribonuclease HI, whose translation MAKFPGWQPKVCLACKKKASPAKPQGARPGAAPARRAHRGASAREENLTTAQVLATYTAGPTEGVFTDGAADPNPGPGGWGAVYVSGNAVVAERWGHEAHTTNNRMELAALIAGCQLVPPGTPAVIYTDSELCVKTINEWAAAWKARGWKRKTGPIKNLELVQELYELMQGRKELSLRWIAAHAGNRWNEYADALATAYRRATR comes from the coding sequence TTGGCAAAGTTCCCTGGGTGGCAGCCGAAGGTCTGTCTTGCCTGCAAGAAGAAGGCGTCACCGGCCAAACCTCAGGGCGCGCGACCCGGGGCTGCGCCGGCGCGGCGGGCACACCGCGGCGCCAGTGCGCGTGAAGAGAACCTGACCACGGCGCAGGTGCTGGCCACGTACACCGCAGGGCCAACCGAAGGCGTGTTCACCGACGGCGCCGCCGACCCGAATCCGGGCCCCGGAGGCTGGGGAGCCGTGTACGTGTCCGGCAACGCGGTGGTGGCTGAGCGCTGGGGCCACGAGGCTCACACCACGAACAACCGGATGGAGCTGGCAGCGCTCATTGCCGGATGCCAGCTGGTGCCGCCCGGCACGCCTGCCGTCATCTACACAGATAGCGAGCTGTGCGTGAAGACCATCAACGAGTGGGCAGCCGCGTGGAAGGCCCGCGGGTGGAAGCGAAAGACGGGGCCCATCAAAAACCTCGAGCTCGTTCAAGAGCTCTACGAGCTCATGCAAGGCCGCAAGGAGCTGTCGTTGCGCTGGATAGCGGCCCACGCGGGCAATCGATGGAACGAATACGCCGACGCGCTTGCCACCGCCTACCGGCGCGCCACCCGGTGA
- a CDS encoding glycosyltransferase, with protein sequence MNTSRPLDLPSSRLPAGKEPLVSCLMVTRNRVKLAQRAVQCFMDQTWSHKQLVIVDDGEESYAPLVGACRARGFDVLYHRVATEPRLTLGALRNVAIEQSDGAFLAQWDDDEWYAPERLTMQLQALINEGTRACVLKWTLMHLDTPAFTHHPYRADVGRGTPGTIVHQRSEIRYPALRIAEDSVFLDAHRPLGVSILGREASHLFIRCFHGSNTWDANHFLRRLRRTPRDMIHFGLARLRGDILRHPAFALEAREASAVSRFREDSAAVGLLRSGA encoded by the coding sequence ATGAACACATCCCGACCCCTCGACCTGCCAAGCTCACGCTTACCTGCCGGCAAAGAGCCTCTGGTCAGCTGCCTCATGGTGACCCGCAACCGGGTGAAGCTCGCGCAACGGGCGGTTCAGTGCTTCATGGACCAGACCTGGTCGCACAAGCAGCTCGTCATCGTGGATGACGGGGAAGAGAGCTACGCGCCCCTCGTAGGCGCCTGTCGTGCGCGCGGCTTCGACGTACTCTACCATCGCGTGGCTACAGAGCCGCGCCTTACGCTGGGCGCCCTGCGGAACGTGGCCATCGAGCAGAGCGACGGGGCCTTTTTGGCACAGTGGGATGACGACGAATGGTACGCTCCCGAGCGCCTCACGATGCAGCTCCAGGCGCTCATCAACGAAGGGACACGGGCTTGCGTGCTCAAGTGGACCTTGATGCATCTCGACACCCCGGCCTTCACCCACCATCCGTACCGGGCGGATGTGGGGCGTGGCACGCCCGGCACCATCGTGCATCAACGCTCGGAGATTCGTTACCCGGCGCTTCGGATCGCCGAAGACAGCGTATTCCTGGATGCCCACCGGCCTTTGGGTGTCTCGATCTTGGGGCGTGAGGCGAGTCACCTCTTCATTCGGTGCTTCCATGGCAGCAACACGTGGGACGCCAACCACTTCCTGCGCCGGTTGAGGCGCACCCCACGGGACATGATTCACTTCGGTCTGGCGCGCCTGCGCGGCGACATCCTGCGGCACCCAGCTTTCGCGCTGGAGGCGCGCGAAGCGTCCGCCGTGAGCCGGTTTCGGGAGGACAGCGCAGCGGTCGGTTTGCTGCGGAGCGGGGCGTGA